One region of Phragmites australis chromosome 18, lpPhrAust1.1, whole genome shotgun sequence genomic DNA includes:
- the LOC133899171 gene encoding haloacid dehalogenase-like hydrolase domain-containing protein At4g39970 — protein MIHPMPPTTMASTSIVLPAVASASASAAARRHPFFSRRIPSRVPATRLRRTSARPLVVVSASASTPASSSLDALIFDCDGVILESEHLHRQAYNDAFAHFGVRCPPDSADPLYWDEAFYDELQNQIGGGKPKMRWYFGENGWPSSQIFETPPSTDSDKEKLVDIIQDWKTERYKEIIKSGTVDPRPGVLQLMDEVKGAGIKLAVCSAATKSSVIMCLENLIGLERFNGLDCFLAGDDVKLKKPDPTIYITAAKKLGVESKNCLVVEDSVIGLLAAKGAGMSCIITYTPSTASQDFKDAIATYPDLSNVRLEGLKLLLQKSLVTG, from the exons ATGATCCATCCAATGCCTCCGACTACGATGGCTTCCACCTCCATCGtcctccccgccgtcgcctccgcctccgcctccgccgccgctcgccgccacCCCTTCTTCAGCCGCCGCATCCCCTCCCGCGTCCCTGCCACGCGCCTCCGCCGCACGTCTGCGCGCCCGCTCGTCGTCGTCTCCGCCTCGGCCTCCACGCCCGCGTCGTCGTCGCTCGACGCCCTCATCTTCGACTGCGACGGCGTCATCCTGGAGTCGGAGCACCTCCACCGTCAGGCCTACAACGACGCCTTCGCGCACTTCGGGGTGCGCTGCCCGCCCGACTCCGCCGACCCGCTGTACTGGGACGAGGCCTTCTACGACGAGCTACAGAACCAAATCGGCGGCGGGAAGCCCAAGATGCGGTG GTACTTTGGGGAGAATGGGTGGCCTTCTTCACAGATCTTTGAGACACCACCTTCGACAGACTCCGATAAGGAGAAGTTGGTTGACATAATTCAG GACTGGAAAACAGAGAGATACAAAGAAATAATAAAATCTGGAACT GTGGATCCCAGACCTGGAGTTTTGCAGCTAATGGATGAAGTAAAGGGTGCG GGTATCAAGCTTGCGGTTTGCTCTGCAGCAACTAAAAGTTCTGTCATAATGTGCCTCGAAAATCTTATTGGACTT GAGCGATTTAATGGACTGGATTGCTTCCTCGCTG GAGATGATGTTAAACTAAAGAAGCCGGATCCAACAATATATATTACAGCAGCAAAG AAATTAGGTGTGGAAAGCAAGAACTGTCTTGTGGTGGAGGACAGTGTTATTGGATTACTA GCGGCAAAAGGAGCTGGGATGTCATGTATAATAACATATACACCTTCAACGGCTAGCCAA GATTTCAAGGATGCAATTGCTACCTATCCTGACCTTAGTAACGTGAG GCTTGAGGGCCTCAAGCTATTGCTCCAGAAATCTCTTGTTACTGGATAG
- the LOC133898754 gene encoding copper-transporting ATPase PAA1, chloroplastic, which produces MDPATPLLALSKAVSSRSRPFLLRRGGCLPPAAPLRHRSPSAASASASAPRCLAVPGDLLLLSLARLALRGPGPRRWFASVSAASSLASAGPPRGGGGTGNGDGEGGGGGGDGWKRPRASQGTRVAEEAAGQQADAIVLDVGGMSCGGCAASVKRILESEPQVRSATVNLATEMAVVWAVPEDRDVQDWKLQLGEKLANQLTTCGYKSNLRDSSKVSSQRVFERKMAEKLENLKQSGRELAVSWALCTVCLMGHISHVFGVNAPLMHLFHSTGFHLSLSIFTFIGPGRRLILDGLKSLFKGSPNMNTLVGLGALSSFAVSSIATFIPKLGWKTFFEEPIMLIAFVLLGRNLEQRAKLKATSDMTGLLNILPSKARLMVDNDVEKSSLIEVPCDSLAVGDYFVVLPGDRIPADGVVKSGRSTIDESSLTGEPMPVTKIAGAEVSAGSINLNGKLTVEVRRPGGETVMSDILRLVEEAQTREAPVQRLADKVAGNFTYGVMALSAATYMFWSIFGSQLVPAAIQHGGAMSLALQLSCSVLVIACPCALGLATPTAVLVGTSLGATRGLLLRGGDVLEKFSEVDAIVFDKTGTLTIGRPIVTKIIASRSKGDVSTKDCRDGEWTEVDILSFAAGVESNTNHPLGKAIIEAARASNCLNMKANDGSFMEEPGSGAVATIGGKQVSVGTFDWIRRHGVVHNPFPEEEYFGQSVAFVAVDDALAGLICFEDKLREDSHQVIDTLSKQGVSVYMLSGDKESAANSVASIVGIQADKVFAEVKPHEKKKFISELQKEHRLVAMVGDGINDAAALASADVGIAMGGGVGAASDVSSVVLMGNRLSQLVDALELSKETMRTVKQNLWWAFLYNIVGLPIAAGALLPVTGTILTPSIAGALMGFSSVGVMANSLLLRVRLSSRQKPISHSETTQEPQNHF; this is translated from the exons ATGGACCCGGCTACGCCTCTCCTCGCCCTCTCGAAGGCCGTCTCCTCCCGCTCCAGGCCCTTCCTCCTCCGACGCGGCGGCTGCCTCCCCCCGGCCGCCCCGCTCCGCCACCGCTCCCCCTCTGCCGCCTCCGCGTCAGCGTCAGCGCCGCGGTGCCTCGCCGTACcgggcgacctcctcctcctctccctcgcgCGCCTCGCGCTCCGCGGCCCGGGACCTCGGCGGTGGTTCGCGAGCGTCTCGGCTGCCTCGTCGCTCGCGTCGGCCGGTCCTCCCCGCGGCGGTGGAGGTACGGGGAACGGTGATGgtgagggcggcggcggcggcggggacgggTGGAAGCGGCCGCGAGCTTCCCAGGGGACGAGGGTGGCGGAGGAAGCGGCAGGGCAGCAAGCCGATGCCATTGTCCTTGACGTTGGG GGGATGTCATGTGGTGGATGTGCGGCAAGTGTCAAACGCATTCTGGAGAGTGAG CCTCAGGTGAGGTCAGCAACTGTTAATCTTGCCACTGAGATGGCAGTTGTATGGGCAGTGCCAGAAGATAGAGATGTGCAGGACTGGAAGCTGCAGTTGGGCGAGAAGCTTGCCAACCAGTTGACGACATGTGGGTATAAATCCAACCTTCGAG ATTCTTCAAAGGTGAGTTCACAGAGGGTTTTCGAAAGAAAGATGGCCGAAAAACTTGAAAATCTGAAACAAAGTG GTAGAGAACTTGCTGTATCTTGGGCATTGTGCACCGTTTGCCTTATGGGACACATTTCTCATGTCTTTGGAGTTAATGCACCGTTGATGCACCTCTTTCATTCCACTGGGTTTCACTTGTCTCTCTCGATATTTACATTTATTGGTCCTGGTCGAAGACTAATACTTGACGGATTAAAGAGTCTATTCAAGGGTTCTCCGAACATGAATACTTTGGTTGGTTTAGGTGCTCTGTCATCCTTTGCCGTCAGCTCAATTGCAACCTTCATTCCAAAGCTG GGCTGGAAGACATTTTTTGAGGAACCGATTATGTTAATAGCTTTTGTTCTTCTAGGGAGGAATCTTGAGCAGAGGGCGAAGCTAAAAGCTACCAGTGATATGACTGGACTGCTCAATATTCTTCCATCGAAAGCACGTCTAATGGTGGATAATGATGTTGAGAAATCATCATTGATTGAGGTCCCATGCGATTCTCTTGCTGTTGGGGACTATTTTGTGGTGCTGCCTGGG GATCGCATCCCAGCAGATGGTGTTGTCAAATCTGGAAGGAGTACAATTGACGAGTCAAGTTTGACAGGGGAACCTATGCCTGTAACAAAGATAGCAGGG GCAGAAGTATCGGCAGGAAGCATTAACTTGAATGGTAAACTCACAGTAGAAGTTAGAAGGCCTGGTGGTGAGACTGTCATGTCTGACATACTTCGCTTAGTCGAAGAAGCACAGACAAGGGAGGCTCCTGTCCAACGATTGGCTGACAAG GTTGCAGGGAATTTTACATATGGAGTCATGGCCCTTTCTGCTGCTACTTATATGTTCTGGAGTATATTTGGTTCACAACTTGTACCTGCTGCTATCCAACATGGAGGTGCAATGTCTTTGGCATTGCAACTTTCTTGCAGTGTTCTG GTTATTGCTTGCCCATGTGCTCTTGGGCTTGCCACACCCACTGCTGTACTG GTTGGGACTTCATTAGGTGCAACAAGAGGACTTCTTTTACGTGGTGGGGAtgttttggagaagttctcagaGGTTGATGCCATTGTGTTTGACAAGACTGGAACTCTAACAATTGGTAGACCAATCGTGACTAAAATAATAGCTTCCCGCAGCAAGGGAGATGTGAGTACAAA GGATTGCAGGGATGGTGAATGGACAGAAGTTGACATTCTGAGTTTTGCTGCTGGAGTAGAATCAAATACAAACCACCCGCTTGGAAAAGCCATCATAGAAGCTGCCAGGGCTTCCAATTGCCTCAATATGAAG GCAAATGATGGATCCTTTATGGAAGAACCAGGATCTGGTGCTGTGGCTACCATTGGTGGGAAACAGGTTTCTGTTGGGACATTCGATTGGATTAGGAG GCATGGTGTCGTTCACAACCCATTCCCAGAAGAAGAATATTTTGGCCAGTCTGTTGCATTTGTGGCAGTGGATGACGCTCTAGCTGGTCTTATTTGTTTTGAGGACAAACTCAGAGAAGATTCTCACCAAGTTATTGATACCCTATCTAAGCAAGGAGTTAGTGTGTATATGTTATCTGGGGACAAGGAAAGTGCTGCTAATAGCGTGGCTTCAATTGTTGGTATCCAGGCAGACAAG GTGTTTGCTGAAGTTAAACCACATGAGAAAAAGAAGTTCATATCTGAACTTCAGAAAGAGCACAGGTTAGTTGCAATGGTTGGTGATGGCATTAATGATGCTGCAGCACTAGCTTCAGCTGATGTCGGAATTGCGATGGGTGGGGGTGTTGGTGCAGCTAGTGATGTATCTTCAGTTGTACTTATGGGTAATAGGTTATCTCAG CTTGTTGATGCTTTAGAGTTGAGTAAAGAGACCATGAGGACAGTGAAGCAAAATCTGTGGTGGGCTTTCTTGTATAACATT GTCGGACTCCCCATCGCTGCTGGAGCATTGCTTCCAGTTACGGGGACGATACTGACCCCATCAATAGCTGGGGCTCTAATGGGTTTTAGTTCGGTAGGAGTGATGGCCAACTCATTGCTTTTGAGGGTGAGATTGAGTTCGAGGCAGAAGCCCATCAGCCATTCTGAGACTACGCAAGAGCCACAAAACCATTTCTGA
- the LOC133899058 gene encoding serine/arginine-rich splicing factor SC35-like produces the protein MSHFGRSGPPDIRDTFSLLVLNISFRTTADDLFPLFERYGKVVDVFIPRDRRTGDSRGFAFVRYKYADEAQKAVDRLDGRSVDGRNIMVQFAKYGPNAEPIRKGRVKEVVEKSRDKSRSCSPRARHRDRDCRRRSRSRSRERHGRDRERDYRHHSRSRSRSPSSSPDYRSRRRARDDDKRRSKSRSRSRNKSRSRSRSRSKSRSRSRSRSRSYHSASPARQSTSPRKSPARQRRPTDKSPEKQTNGKASPPSCSASPSPKRAGSLSPGSDSKE, from the exons ATGTCGCACTTCGGGAGGTCGGGGCCGCCGGACATCCGCGACACCTTCTCGCTACTCGTCCTCAACATCAGCTTCC GCACCACGGCCGACGACCTCTTCCCGCTCTTCGAGCGCTACGGCAAGGTTGTCGATGTCTTCATCCCGAGGGATCGAAG GACCGGGGACTCGAGGGGTTTCGCGTTCGTGCGGTACAAGTACGCTGACGAGGCGCAGAAGGCTGTAGATCGGCTTGATG GACGAAGTGTGGATGGGAGGAACATCATGGTGCAGTTTGCCAAGTATGGCCCCAATGCGGAGCCAAT CCGTAAAGGAAGGGTAAAAGAGGTGGTTGAGAAATCACGAGATAAGTCAAGAAGCTGTAGTCCAAGGGCAAG GCACAGAGACAGGGATTGTAGGAGGCGAAGTCGCAGCAGGAGCAGAGAAAGGCATGGCCGTGATAGGGAGAGGGACTATCGTCATCatagcagaagcagaagcagaagtcCAAGTTCAAGCCCTGACTACAGAAGTCGTCGTAGGGCAAGAGATGATGACAAGCGCAGGAGCAAGAGTAGGAGCAGAAGCAGGAACAAGAGCAGGAGTAGGAGCAGAAGCAGGAGCAAGAGCAGGAGCAGAAGCAGGAGTAGAAGCCGCTCATACCATAG tgcttcacctgctcggcaaAGTACTAGTCCACGCAAGAGCCCAGCACGACAAAGGAGGCCCACTGACAAAAGTCCTGAAAAGCAGACCAATGGAAAAGCGTCACCTCCATCATGCAGTGCTTCTCCATCACCAAAGCGTGCAGGCTCACTTAGTCCTGGCAGCGATAGCAAG GAATAA